The Acaryochloris sp. CCMEE 5410 genome includes the window TCCTCAAGATGGTGCACAGAAACAGGATAGTGAAACCGCTGCGGCCAAACGATGGATCAAGGGTCATGCTCAAGGGTTTGACGGAGCCAAGATTACGGTTCTTGGCGATGACCTCTATAGCCGTCAACCGATGGTTGAGACTTGTTTGGAGGATGAGTTGAACTTCATTTTTGTCTGTTTGCCCTCCTCCCATCCAGAGCTATATGAATGGGTGGAGTATTTAGAAGGTATTGGAGACGTTGAGCATCTAGAGACTCGGGGCTGGAACGGTCGCTATCACGAAATTTGTCAGTATCGCTATTACAATCGCATCCCCCTGCGTGAGGAGCTGCCAGCGGTGATGGTCAACTGGTGCGAAGTCTCTGTTACCCGTGCTGCTGATGGAAAGCCTATGTATCACAACGCGTTCATTACTCACCATTCCATCAATGACCAAAGTGTGGCCGAGATTGTCAGTGCTGGACGTGCCCGATGGAAAGCGGAGAATGAAGGACACAATGTCCTCAAAACCAAGGGGTATCACTTAGAACATAATTTTGGTCATGGTCAGAAGAACCTTGCTGCTGTGCTGCTGGTACTCAATCTGTTTGCATTCTTATTTCATACCGTTTTGCACTTGGTGGACTCCACTTATCAACGCATGCGAAAGCAACGGGGAACCCGACAAGGCTTCTTTCACGATATTCAGACTTTGACCAAATACTTGCTCTTTGACAGTTGGGAGCATTTGCTGCAGTTTATGTTGGATGATCCAGAGCCTCGAATAGCAGCGGATACCTCTTAAAATTTTGAATTTACAATTGCTGCTGCTGTAGAGTTTACCCCTCAACAACCAGGAACTTATATCTTTCACTGCGGTATGAATATGTTTCGAGGCACCCTTGATGTGCAAGACCGTGAATAGGCCACCCCCCAACAGCATTCACAGATAAATTCAGCATCTGATCCTAAAAGCCCATAGATACTCAGGAGACTGCCATGATTAAACACAAACACTCTCTGGTGCGATGGCGATCACCCGAGGGAATCGCCCTATTGGTATTTCTAGGAATTATCACCTTTTTTCTGGTGACTGAACATCTGGCGCATGTGATTCCTGTCCTACCCTGGCTTTTTCTTCTCGCTTGTCCGTTCATACACTTATTTATGCATGGCGGACATGGTGGGCATAGTGGTCATGACGGACATGGTTCACCTGATAAGGGCGGCAGAGATCCTTTAGAAGGAGGTCCAAGATGAATTATCCCGCCTACGGCCTCTGGGCCCTGGTCATTATCAACTCTCTCGTTTTTATTATTTTTGCGTTTAGCTTTACTAAACCCAATAGTCCCCGTGATTGGCGATCTTTTGGTGCGTTCTCGGCCTTCATCGTGGCGTTATTCACTGAAATGTATGGATTTCCCCTTACTATTTATCTGCTTTCGGGTTGGTTGCAAAGCCGTTATCCCCAACTCGATATTTTGTCTCATGAATCAGGACATCTGTGGCATACGCTGCTGGGCTGGAAGGGGAATCCACATTTTGACCCCCTTCATATCCTCAGTAATGTTCTCATTATCGTAGGCTTTATTCTTATATCCTCTGCCTGGAGAATTCTCTATACAGCTCAGCAACGTCACCAACTGGCTGTCAATGGTCTTTATGCTCGCGTACGCCACCCACAGTATGACGGTTTTGTATTGATCATGTTGGGTTTCCTCTTTCAGTGGCCCACGATCTTAACCTTGTTGATGTTCCCAGTATTGGTGTGGATGTATACCCGATTAGCCTTAGTAGAAGAGCGCGAAATGCGTAAAGAGTTTGGGGATGCATATCTTCAGTATGCATCCCAAACCCCCGCATTTTTTCCTCGTTTTGGTAAAAGAGCTCCACATCGTCAAAACAAGCCTGATGAATTGTAGTGAAAATTCTCATTGAGGAGATGAACTCGCTCATCCAGCGATGGAAGAAACAAAAAGATGTGAATTTTCCCTTTATTCATTCCTTAAAGTCCACTATTCATTAAGGAGCCAAAAATGAAAACGGATTATCTAATTGTAGGGAGTGGCTTATCAGCATTGGTGTTTGGCTCACTGATGGCAAAAGCTGGAAGAACGGTTCGAATATTAGAGGCCCATGAGTATCCAGGGGGGTATGGCCATACGTTTACGATGGCAAAAAAGTATCGATTTAATGCCCAACTTCACTATGTATGGGACTGCGGTGAAGGGCAAACGGTCAATCGAGTGCTCAAAAAGTTAGAGTTGGACCAGGACGTAACCTTTGAACGATACGACCCAAATGGGTTTGATCATATGCGAATGCCGGGATATTCGTTGGATATTCCTTCGGAACCGGAGGAGCTGATCAAGCGGTTATCTGAATTATTTCCTTCCCATAGCGATCGTATTCGCCAGTTTGTCTACGAAGTTGAGAAGACTGGTGCAGGATTAAAAAAACTGTCACCTCCCTTTCACCTAAGAGAACTGCTCAATCATTCAGGAGAAGTGTTTTGTGCTGTCCAATATCTCAACAGCACACTTCAGGACGTATTCAATAAGTTTAGATTGCCCCAAGCCGCCCAAACATTATTGGCTTTGCAATGGCCTGATTTTTTACTTCCTCCAAATCAACTTTCATTCTATGCATGGGTAGCATTATTCAGAGGTTACCAAGCGGGAGCATTTTACCCCACCCAGCATTTTGAGCATGTCATCAATTCGTTAGTCAAGGTGATTGAATCACACGGAGGTCAGATACTCCTCAACCATGAAGTTATGAATTTTAGAGTCACAGATAGAACTGTCACAGGTGTTGAGGCCATGAATCTAAGTACCCATCAAACTCATGAATTTTCAGGCAATCATGTGATTTGTAATATAGATCCCCAAACCGCCGCAAAGATGATCGGAGAATCTCAGTTTTCCCCGTCTGTTCGTCAAAAACTGAAGTACGACTATTCGGCATCGAATTACATGGCCTATTGTGTCGTCAAAGATCTGGATCTCAGAGACTACGGGTTTGGCAAATGGAATCTGTCTCATACGGGGCATGAGAATCTCAATGAAGCTTTTACACAGATGTATGAGCGTAATGACTATTCCAATCCTAGCTTTGCGATTACCACACCGTCATTGTTGACAGAAGTCGGGAAGGATTGCCCTGAGGACTGTCAGATTGTTGAATTTCTTACCGTTGCTAATTACGACTACTTCAAACAACTACGGCAAAGCGATCACAAAGCTTATGGCCGAAAAAAGGAAGAAATATTAAATGCCATTTTGGATGTTGTGGAAGAACACTATATCCCAACTTTTAGACAGCACATGGTTTTCCACATCACAGGTAGTCCTACAACCAACGAACGCTTCTGCTGGAGTCCTGCAGGCAACTCCTATGGTTCTAGTTTGACTCCAAAAAATATGGGTTTGGGACGGCTGAATCATAAAACATCTCTGAATCATTTTTCCTTCTGCAATGCCTCATCTGGTTATCCAGGATTTGCACCTACCTTTTGGACGGGAGCATTGCTCTATCAACGCTTATCTGGTGACGTACTTCTAGGTAGCGCTTAAACAGTCGCTTCTTTATTATTCCTTTCTAAAAAAAACTAGGAGTTAGTGATGAAAATTGCAGTTGTTGGCGGTGGTGCTGCTGGCATGGCCACAGCCTATCTACTCGATAAACAAGGTCACCACATTACCGTACTTGAGCATCAACCCATATTAGGTGGACATATACGAACGCTCAACAAAAATGTGAAGCCTAGCCAATTTGAGTGTAATGAAGTTTTATGTCACGAAATTTTGGAAAGTGGACCGCTTGAATTTCCGAGCACATTTCACAACTTTGTCGATCTCATGCAGGAGCTAGGGGTAGAACTGGTACCCGTCAATATCGGGTCAGAGCTATTTCCCCAAAATGGCAACAACTTTTTATCTGATGTTGCGATAAAGAAGAACTTCAAAGGCATTAAACGACTCATTGAATATCTCCGATATAGTAGCCTCCATATCCGTTCCGCTGGATTATGGCTACAAACAAAATTTGCTGAGATGGAAGATTTTTACGATCAGCCACTGTCCAAATTTCTAAAAGATGATAGTACAAGCAGCCTTTGGCTCAAGTTGCTGACCATGTATAGCTACTCGATCCCATTTGAACTCATCGATGATTTCCCCGCAGAATTGGCAATACCGATGTTACGTGATTACCTTGCCGTTAACTGGCTCAGGGTAGAAGGTGGTGTCTATACCTACATCGAAAAAATATTGGATCGCTTTAAAGGCGAGATCTTACTCAGTGTGGAAATCGTTAATATTACCAGATGCTCAGATGGAATTAGTGTTGAGCATTCCAGAGATGAAATTCAAGAATTTGATAAAGTCGTTTTTGCTACTCCACCTGACCAGGTAATGGCACTTCTATCTGATCCCACAGATGCTGAACGCAGACGATTTTCAGCTTGGCAAGCTAATCATGTAACTTCCACAGTTCATACAGATATAACAATGTATGATAAATATGGCATCCGTCAACCATCAGAATTTGATTTTTTCCAGACAGATACGAGATGGGGCTATAACGGGTGTCTAAATCAACTTTGTGGCCTTCCTGCTTCAGCAAAGCATTATTTCTTATCCTTTCAATTAGAAGAACTCATTGCTAAGGATAAGATTGTTCATGTTCAGAAACACCACACTCCATTGTATACAACGGAATCCTTCCGATATCGAGATGAAATTGTAGACACGAATGGAGAAAACAGTAC containing:
- a CDS encoding ISNCY family transposase; the encoded protein is MNEGVLNFPLLLHWLHQLIEQLDDPRQPSNGTKFSLKDIVLGAFAVFFMQCPSFLEHQRQVHSRHGRDNAQALFELAELPTSNQIKNVLDLIAFRLLFPIFHRIYSVLLRRGYLEQYKVLGGHLLVGLDGSEYFSSKRICCDQCSTKTHRDGSVTYTHTAVLPVLVCPGIEHVISLAPEFIRPQDGAQKQDSETAAAKRWIKGHAQGFDGAKITVLGDDLYSRQPMVETCLEDELNFIFVCLPSSHPELYEWVEYLEGIGDVEHLETRGWNGRYHEICQYRYYNRIPLREELPAVMVNWCEVSVTRAADGKPMYHNAFITHHSINDQSVAEIVSAGRARWKAENEGHNVLKTKGYHLEHNFGHGQKNLAAVLLVLNLFAFLFHTVLHLVDSTYQRMRKQRGTRQGFFHDIQTLTKYLLFDSWEHLLQFMLDDPEPRIAADTS
- a CDS encoding DUF2933 domain-containing protein, whose translation is MIKHKHSLVRWRSPEGIALLVFLGIITFFLVTEHLAHVIPVLPWLFLLACPFIHLFMHGGHGGHSGHDGHGSPDKGGRDPLEGGPR
- a CDS encoding isoprenylcysteine carboxylmethyltransferase family protein, with product MNYPAYGLWALVIINSLVFIIFAFSFTKPNSPRDWRSFGAFSAFIVALFTEMYGFPLTIYLLSGWLQSRYPQLDILSHESGHLWHTLLGWKGNPHFDPLHILSNVLIIVGFILISSAWRILYTAQQRHQLAVNGLYARVRHPQYDGFVLIMLGFLFQWPTILTLLMFPVLVWMYTRLALVEEREMRKEFGDAYLQYASQTPAFFPRFGKRAPHRQNKPDEL
- a CDS encoding NAD(P)/FAD-dependent oxidoreductase, translated to MKTDYLIVGSGLSALVFGSLMAKAGRTVRILEAHEYPGGYGHTFTMAKKYRFNAQLHYVWDCGEGQTVNRVLKKLELDQDVTFERYDPNGFDHMRMPGYSLDIPSEPEELIKRLSELFPSHSDRIRQFVYEVEKTGAGLKKLSPPFHLRELLNHSGEVFCAVQYLNSTLQDVFNKFRLPQAAQTLLALQWPDFLLPPNQLSFYAWVALFRGYQAGAFYPTQHFEHVINSLVKVIESHGGQILLNHEVMNFRVTDRTVTGVEAMNLSTHQTHEFSGNHVICNIDPQTAAKMIGESQFSPSVRQKLKYDYSASNYMAYCVVKDLDLRDYGFGKWNLSHTGHENLNEAFTQMYERNDYSNPSFAITTPSLLTEVGKDCPEDCQIVEFLTVANYDYFKQLRQSDHKAYGRKKEEILNAILDVVEEHYIPTFRQHMVFHITGSPTTNERFCWSPAGNSYGSSLTPKNMGLGRLNHKTSLNHFSFCNASSGYPGFAPTFWTGALLYQRLSGDVLLGSA
- a CDS encoding FAD-dependent oxidoreductase, coding for MKIAVVGGGAAGMATAYLLDKQGHHITVLEHQPILGGHIRTLNKNVKPSQFECNEVLCHEILESGPLEFPSTFHNFVDLMQELGVELVPVNIGSELFPQNGNNFLSDVAIKKNFKGIKRLIEYLRYSSLHIRSAGLWLQTKFAEMEDFYDQPLSKFLKDDSTSSLWLKLLTMYSYSIPFELIDDFPAELAIPMLRDYLAVNWLRVEGGVYTYIEKILDRFKGEILLSVEIVNITRCSDGISVEHSRDEIQEFDKVVFATPPDQVMALLSDPTDAERRRFSAWQANHVTSTVHTDITMYDKYGIRQPSEFDFFQTDTRWGYNGCLNQLCGLPASAKHYFLSFQLEELIAKDKIVHVQKHHTPLYTTESFRYRDEIVDTNGENSTYHVGAYLGDGLHEGAITSAMKVANMIG